A region of Solanum dulcamara chromosome 7, daSolDulc1.2, whole genome shotgun sequence DNA encodes the following proteins:
- the LOC129894651 gene encoding uncharacterized protein LOC129894651, translated as MEHDCCKYVQKCHQCQVHSDLIRVPPHELNAMSSPWPFVAWGMDIIGPIEPSAFNGDRFILVAIDYFTKWVEAASYKSVTNKICEQFKINHRNSIAYRSQMNGAVEAANKNIKNILRKMIGNHKGWHEMLPYALLGYRTTVRTSIGATPYFLVYGTEAIIPAEVEIPSLRIIQEAKLSNADWVRNRIEHLALIDEKRMIVVCHGQLYQQRMTRAFNKRVRPRTFEVGQLVLKHIFLHQDEYKGKFAPNWQGPYMVSKVLSGGALILSKMDSQEWPKPINSDAIKRYNV; from the exons ATGGAGCATGATTGTTGTAAGTATGTgcaaaaatgtcatcaatgtcaAGTGCACAGTGATTTGATTCGAGTACCTCCTCACGAACTCAATGCAATGAGTTCTCCTTGGCCATTTGTGGCTTGGGGTATGGATATCATTGGCCCAATAGAGCCATCCGCCTTTAATGGAGATAGGTTCATTTTAGTTGCTATTGATTACTTCACCAAGTGGGTGGAAGCAGCTTCGTATAAATCAGTTACGAATAAG ATATGTGAGCAATTCAAGATTAATCACCGAAACTCAATCGCATATCGTTCTCAAATGAATGGAGCCGTGGAAGCTGCCAACAAGAATATCAAAAATATCTTGAGGAAAATGATTGGCAATCACAAAGGTTGGCACGAGATGTTGCCATATGCTTTGTTAGGATACCGAACAACTGTCAGAACATCAATTGGAGCAACCCCGTACTTTCTAGTGTATGGGACAGAGGCCATAATCCCAGCCGAAGTGGAGATACCTTCGTTGAGAATCATTCAAGAAGCTAAATTGAGCAACGCCGATTGGGTTCGTAATCGAATTGAACATTTGGCtttgattgatgaaaagagaatgaTTGTTGTTTGCCATGGTCAACTATACCAGCAAAGAATGACTCGTGCTTTTAACAAGCGAGTGAGACCAAGAACGTTTGAAGTTGGTCAGTTGGTTCTCAAACACATTTTTCTACATCAAGATGAGTATAAAGGAAAGTTCGCGCCAAATTGGCAAGGACCTTACATGGTTAGCAAAGTGTTGTCTGGAGGTGCCTTAATATTATCCAAAATGGATAGCCAAGAGTGGCCAAAACCAATCAACTCAGATGCCATCAAGAGATACAACGTTTAA
- the LOC129894650 gene encoding uncharacterized protein LOC129894650, translated as MLGAVILEDVVDKVVVVANLAVVVDRLELLEYSPVREMVRQATEPIVILFLGGQRQTHPMLLSQEPVAILDSEVRKLRSREIASVKVKWRSHPVEESTWEIEADMRGTYPHLFVESGTLFNPHSSFDHSGMNGG; from the exons ATGTTAGGGGCCGTCATTCTGGAGGATGTGGTGGACAAGGTCGTGGTGGTCGCCAATCTGGCTGTGGTGGTGGATAGGTTGGAACTACTAGAGTACAGCCCGGTAAGGGAAATGGTCAGACAGGCGACAGAGCCCATTGTTATACTTTTCCTGGGAGGTCAGAGGCAGACGCATCCGAtgctgttatcacag gagcctgtagctattcttgatagtgAGGTCCGCAAGTTGAGATCAAGGGAGATTGCGTCTGTGAAGGTCAAGTGGAGGAGTCATCctgttgaggagtccacttgggagattgaAGCTGATATGCGTGGGACATATCCACATTTAttcgtcgagtcaggtacccTTTTCAACCCTCACTCTTCTTTTGACCATTCTGGAAtgaacggtgggtaa